The sequence GGACGGCGTTAGACCAAACCATCACTTTCGATGTGAATGGTGGTAACATAGCTACCCAACCAGCAGATATCATTCAAATGACTGACAGCACAGTCGACCTAGACGCAGTCACCGCACCAACATGGTTCGGGCACAAATTCCTTGGTTGGAAAGATGCGGCAGATACAAGTTGCAGTGGTACAATCACAATGCCGGCAGGCGGATTAACCTTAATCGCCGATTGGCAAGACTTGATTGCTGATGGCACTTGGCAAATTGATGCTAGCGATATTACTATTAGTTATAGTGACTTAGTGGCTATGATTCAAAGTGAAACGCTTGATGCAGAAATTTTGGCTCGTTCAGGGGCAAAAGCATGGGATAGTGCAACGTTAGCGGAGTTGTCACCATTGTATGTTAAGGATTTGACAGTAGTGAAAGCAAATCCGGCAGTAGGCAGTTATGTCTTGAATGTCTTTCATGATGAAGCTATTGCAACGACTTTTGGCACTAAAAATGCAACTACTCAATTAAATACTAATATTACTCTTACCGTTACTGAAGATCCGGCACAACCACAATTACCGGTTACCGGCCAAAATTATCTTGAATTTATCGGTCTTGGATTTATTGCAGTATTAATTAGTAGTTTGTTGATATTCTTAAAAAAGAAGTCAGATAAATAAGATTTTATTGTAAAGTTGAAAAGCCTGCGCCACACCCGGCGCAGGCTTTTTTTCTTTCCCCAAAATGACAAAAGCGTAACTGGTATTGAGCAGTGATTTATAGTATAATGAATGGCGTATATAACGCCAGTATTTGGAGGTAGAGCATGAATAAAGAGTTGATGCAACAAGATATAATTGGTCTAAGTTACGAGGAAGTAGCGGCCAAAGTTGCTGCCGGAGAGGTTAATACACCACCGGAAAAGGCAACGAAGACGAATACTCAGATTATTAAGGAAAATGTTTTAACATTATTTAACTTACTGAACTTATTGATTGGGATTGCTTTGGCCTTGGTTGGGGCATTTTCCAATATGTTCTTCTTGTTGATTATTCTTATCAATATTTTGATTGGTATTATTCAGGAGATTCACGCCAAAAATTTAGTTGAAGAGCTAACACTTCTTTCAACACCCAAAGCGACGGTTATTCGTGGCGGTGAGCAAAGTGAAATCTTGGTTGAAGAATTAGTGCTTGGTGATGCGATGATTCTGGAGATGGGTTCACAGATAGCGGCAGACAGTGTTGTGGTTGCCGGCAGTATTGAGGTCAACGAGTCGTTGTTGACCGGGGAATCGGACTCGATTACGAAGTATCCCGGTGATCATTTGCTTTCTGGCAGCTTTGTTGTCAGTGGTAAATGTACTGTCGATGTTGAACATATCGGTAATGATAATTTTTCTGCTAAGCTGGCACATGAAGCGAAAAAGGCAAAGCCGATTAATTCGGAGTTGCTGGATTCGATGCGGAAGATTACCAAGTTTACCAGCTGGATTATTGTGCCGCTTGGGGTGGTTTTATTTTTAGAAGCTTACTTTATTCGTCTCGATCCGATAATGGTTGCTGTAGTTACGACTTCGGCAGCATTGCTTGGCATGCTGCCGAAGGGTCTTGTGCTTTTGATTAGTATTACCTCTGCTACCGGAGTTATTAAGCTTTCAAAAAAACAAGTGTTAGTGCAAGACATGTACTGTATGGAAACTTTAGCACATGTTGATATGTTGTGTTTGGATAAGACCGGGACGATTACTGAGGGGAAAATGTCAGTTACTGAGGTGCTGCCGTTAACCAAGCGTCATTTAGCGATTCCGATTGAGCGAGTGATGGGTTCATATTTGGCAGCCAGCGATGATAATAATGCGACGATGCAAGCATTGCGCGCTCATTTTAATGAAACTGCTGATTTGATTGCGGTGGACCGAGTTGCCTTTTCTTCTGAGCGCAAGTGGGGAGCAATTCAGTTTGCTGATTTTGCCACTGTTGTATTCGGGGCGCCGGAGATTGTTCTACAAGGACATGAGTTGCCGGCAGTAGTCAATGAATTACAGCTGACCGGCAGTCGGGTCCTGATAGTTGCTTTTGCTGAGGATGCGATTGTTGATAATCAATTACCTACAGTGATTCCAGTAGCGGCGATTGCTTTAGATGATCCAATTCGCAAAAATGCGGAACAGACTTTGAATTTCTTTAAGCGTGAAGGGGTAGAAGTGAAGGTTATTTCCGGAGATAATCCGGTAACCGTTTCTAATATCGCTCGTAAAGCAGGCTTACATGATTATGCTTCTTATATTGATTTATCAATGGTTACTAGTGATGAAGAGGTACAGGCGGCGGCAACGCAATATAGTATCTTCGGCCGGGTGCGGCCGGAGCAAAAGCAATTGCTGGTGCAGGCACTGCAAGCGGCCGGGCATACGGTTGCAATGACTGGCGATGGTGTTAATGACGTATTGGCATTGCGTGAGGCTGATTGCAGTATTGCGATGGCGGAAGGTAATGATGCTGCTAAGCAAGTGTCACAGTTAGTGTTGTTACATTCGGATTTCTCAAGTTTGCCGGAAGTGCTGGCTGAGGGGCGCCGGGTTGTTAATAATGTGACTAAGGTGGCATCGGTGTTCTTTATCAAGACAATTTATTCAGTGTTGCTTTCGGTAATAAGCTTGTTTACTTTTGTAGCTTTTCCGTTTATTCCGATTCAGATTACCTTGATTGATTTGGCAATTGAAGGTTATCCTGCTTTCTTCTTGTCTTTTGAACCAGACAAGAGGAAAGTTCACGGGGTTTTCCTTAAGAAGGTGTTAACCGCGGCAGCACCAAATGCACTTTTGATTGTTGCTAACACGGTTATCTTCTATATATTAGGTCAGCAAATGAATATCGCTCAAGATGATATTGTTACCTTGATGTATTATATGATTGGCTTTATTAGCATTTTAGCGGTCTTGAAAACTTGTTTGCCATTTAACCCGTTGCGAATTTTCTTGTTTGTGACAACTGCGGTTGGCTTCTATGTTGCCGTATTCTTATTCCAAAATTTATTACATGTTGGCTTACTAACATCAGTAACCTTACCAATATTTATTATTGCGGCAATTCCAACCGCAATCATTTGGGCAGTATCAACAATGGTGCTGAAAAAGAAACGTTTGATTCAATAAGTAAAGGAGTTGTACCAGATGAAAGTTGCTGTTCTTGCAGATGCCCATGGCAACAGTACCGCTTTGGAAGCAGTGTTGTTAGATGCTCAGGCACAAGGTGCCGAAAAGTATATTACGGTTGGCGATATGGTGATGAAGGGGCCGAGCCCGGAACGGTGTTTGTCACTGTTGGAAGCGGTTGAACCAATCATTTGGGTTATCGGTAATCATGAGTCTTGCTACAAAATTGAAGATGAACCCTATATGGTTCATCCTAAGTTCGATATGTCAGTAATTTACGCGCTCTATGACAAGCAATACTTGTCACTGGCGCAAACGCATTGGTTGGCAAACTTGCCACTCATGCAGACAGTCACTTTACTTAATACTACTTTTGATATTTTTCATGCATTACCTGATGATCCGAGCAGTGGTGAGGTTTTTCCTACCGGAGACCAGGATGCATTTGATCGAATGTTGACGAACTCGGAGAGTGATGTTGCTATCTATGGTCATGTGCATCGTCAGACATTGCGCATGACCCGTGATGATCGGACAATCATTAATCCTGGCACTATTGGATTAGCAACAGCACATAACTACCGACCAGATAATCGTGCGCAGTATGTAATGCTTGAAATCACTTCTGCAGGAATTGCGGCGATTAATTATCGCCGAGTTGAATATGATGTTGAAGCTGAGCTGGCAATTGCCAAAAAACGTGAGTTGCCATATTTTGATTTATATGCCCGGACATTGCGTGATGCCCAATATAGTTTCACCAATGATGTGATTGAGGCTGAAAATATTAGATGCGGCTATGATAAATTTGTATATAATATGTTTCATAAGTAGAAAAAGAGCAGACTTTATGGGTCTGTTCTTTTTGATTTTAAAAGAAAAATGAGAAGAATAGTCAATTAGTAGTGACTTTAGGTATAGAATTCGTACTTTTGTGTCCTTTGATTGAGGGATTGTAAGAATAAACGAGTAAATTTCCTAATTGTGAAAAATAAATGAGTAAAAAATGTTGTTTTGCTAACTATCTTTATTTTTCTTTAATCCTGTGTTAAAATAAGGCTGATAGGGGGAAACATGTTATGTGTATAAAAAAGCATATTTTATTTATTGATGACGATGATCAATATCAACGTGTCGTCAAAAGTTTATTGGTGACTGAAGGCTATGAAGTGACCACCGCCAGTAATGCAGCTGTCGGTATTGAATTATTCCAAAAACATAAATATGATTTGGTTTTGTCTGATTTAATGATGGAGTCAGTTGATGGGTTGCAGTTGTTATCATTTATTCGCCGCATTGACCCGTCTATGAAAGTTATTATTTTAACCGGTTCAGATGAGCTTGCACCGGAAATTCGGGGTTTGCAGTTATTAGCCAATGACTTTATTCGCAAACCAGTTGATTTTGATATTTTGTTAGCGCGGATTGCCAGAGTATTAATTGATGAAGAGAAGCATACTGTTCATGAGTTAGTCAGTGAGCGTGAGCAGTTAGTTGTGCACCTTGACTCACGACAAGTGATGAAAGCCGACGAACGGATTGAGCTTACGGTTAAAGAGTTTGATTTGCTTGTTTATTTTTTGCGTAATCGCAATGTTGTTCATTCACGTGAACAATTGTTAAAAGAGGTTTGGCGAATGGATATAAATCTTATTGATATTCGGTCAGTAGATACATTAGTTAAGAAAGTTCGCCGTAAACTGCATATTTCTTCAATCTATTCAATGCGGGGTGTAGGTTATGAGTGGATCGAGTAAACAAACTCAGTTTCGCTGGAGAAATTTAATTTACATTATCGGAGCTCTTTATATAGTGGTGGTAGCAATTTTAGTTTTTGCTATTTATCAGATTCCATATTTTTATGATGAGCTTAATCGCGCTCAGGTAGATGAAATTGTAAGTGAAGTGCAATCTTCGCTCACATCTGCTGATGCTGATTCGCGAATCACAGCACTTGAGCAAGTTGTTGCAGCTCATAGCATGGATGTGGTGGTGTTAGCACCAACAAATACTTTTTTTGCAACTAAACCGGAAACTAATTTTGCGTACTTACGCGAGATGGCAGAAACCGATATGTTGAGCTACCAGGGGGCTTTTACAGTTACTGCTGATAATACAGAATATCAGGTTTGGCTGGCGATTTACAAAGTAACGCCACAAACCTTCTTTGTCATTATTATGAGTTTAATTGGTGCCGCAATTATTTTATTATGCGGATTGATGGCTGCACTGATCTTTTTAATGTTCCGTAAGTTAATCCAACCACTACGACGTTTGCGCAGTAATATAATGAGTCTGCGTGAATATCGTTTGGCCCAAATTCAGGCGGGTGAGGCACGGAATGAATATGACGTGTTGTCTCGGGAGTTAGGCGCTTTTAGCGGTGACTTGCAGGTGAAGATTGATTCTATCAATAAGCAGTATACAAAATTGGAGCGTAATCTTGAAGCGCAGCGTGAAAAGAGTGTTGTGAAAACACGATTGGTGAACGCTTTGGTGCATGATTTGAAAACGCCGCTGAATGTTAATATGCTGCAAACGGATTTATTGAAGCAGCACGCAAACGCAGATGATGAACAGATGGAGATTATTGCTGAGTTAACCCTCAGCAATAATCGCTTGCGTGATGATGTTAACCAAATCTTACAAGTGATTAATAATGATA comes from Culicoidibacter larvae and encodes:
- a CDS encoding InlB B-repeat-containing protein — its product is TALDQTITFDVNGGNIATQPADIIQMTDSTVDLDAVTAPTWFGHKFLGWKDAADTSCSGTITMPAGGLTLIADWQDLIADGTWQIDASDITISYSDLVAMIQSETLDAEILARSGAKAWDSATLAELSPLYVKDLTVVKANPAVGSYVLNVFHDEAIATTFGTKNATTQLNTNITLTVTEDPAQPQLPVTGQNYLEFIGLGFIAVLISSLLIFLKKKSDK
- a CDS encoding sensor histidine kinase; the protein is MSGSSKQTQFRWRNLIYIIGALYIVVVAILVFAIYQIPYFYDELNRAQVDEIVSEVQSSLTSADADSRITALEQVVAAHSMDVVVLAPTNTFFATKPETNFAYLREMAETDMLSYQGAFTVTADNTEYQVWLAIYKVTPQTFFVIIMSLIGAAIILLCGLMAALIFLMFRKLIQPLRRLRSNIMSLREYRLAQIQAGEARNEYDVLSRELGAFSGDLQVKIDSINKQYTKLERNLEAQREKSVVKTRLVNALVHDLKTPLNVNMLQTDLLKQHANADDEQMEIIAELTLSNNRLRDDVNQILQVINNDNVDSLLVHERIDIVAIVKDTLRLFEPLLRERGIAYYLDAPGEVFMVISDIEFRQIIHNLISNATQYGDRNGVFELTIDESDAEIIIEAYNDKADASEIDFDRAFDLFYRVDTKDTQNEFGSGIGLYTVQAMVEAYQGRVSFAAQDEGVVLKVWLPKQVGGTDA
- a CDS encoding response regulator transcription factor; amino-acid sequence: MCIKKHILFIDDDDQYQRVVKSLLVTEGYEVTTASNAAVGIELFQKHKYDLVLSDLMMESVDGLQLLSFIRRIDPSMKVIILTGSDELAPEIRGLQLLANDFIRKPVDFDILLARIARVLIDEEKHTVHELVSEREQLVVHLDSRQVMKADERIELTVKEFDLLVYFLRNRNVVHSREQLLKEVWRMDINLIDIRSVDTLVKKVRRKLHISSIYSMRGVGYEWIE
- a CDS encoding cation-translocating P-type ATPase, with protein sequence MNKELMQQDIIGLSYEEVAAKVAAGEVNTPPEKATKTNTQIIKENVLTLFNLLNLLIGIALALVGAFSNMFFLLIILINILIGIIQEIHAKNLVEELTLLSTPKATVIRGGEQSEILVEELVLGDAMILEMGSQIAADSVVVAGSIEVNESLLTGESDSITKYPGDHLLSGSFVVSGKCTVDVEHIGNDNFSAKLAHEAKKAKPINSELLDSMRKITKFTSWIIVPLGVVLFLEAYFIRLDPIMVAVVTTSAALLGMLPKGLVLLISITSATGVIKLSKKQVLVQDMYCMETLAHVDMLCLDKTGTITEGKMSVTEVLPLTKRHLAIPIERVMGSYLAASDDNNATMQALRAHFNETADLIAVDRVAFSSERKWGAIQFADFATVVFGAPEIVLQGHELPAVVNELQLTGSRVLIVAFAEDAIVDNQLPTVIPVAAIALDDPIRKNAEQTLNFFKREGVEVKVISGDNPVTVSNIARKAGLHDYASYIDLSMVTSDEEVQAAATQYSIFGRVRPEQKQLLVQALQAAGHTVAMTGDGVNDVLALREADCSIAMAEGNDAAKQVSQLVLLHSDFSSLPEVLAEGRRVVNNVTKVASVFFIKTIYSVLLSVISLFTFVAFPFIPIQITLIDLAIEGYPAFFLSFEPDKRKVHGVFLKKVLTAAAPNALLIVANTVIFYILGQQMNIAQDDIVTLMYYMIGFISILAVLKTCLPFNPLRIFLFVTTAVGFYVAVFLFQNLLHVGLLTSVTLPIFIIAAIPTAIIWAVSTMVLKKKRLIQ
- a CDS encoding metallophosphoesterase family protein, translating into MKVAVLADAHGNSTALEAVLLDAQAQGAEKYITVGDMVMKGPSPERCLSLLEAVEPIIWVIGNHESCYKIEDEPYMVHPKFDMSVIYALYDKQYLSLAQTHWLANLPLMQTVTLLNTTFDIFHALPDDPSSGEVFPTGDQDAFDRMLTNSESDVAIYGHVHRQTLRMTRDDRTIINPGTIGLATAHNYRPDNRAQYVMLEITSAGIAAINYRRVEYDVEAELAIAKKRELPYFDLYARTLRDAQYSFTNDVIEAENIRCGYDKFVYNMFHK